In a genomic window of Bradyrhizobium ontarionense:
- a CDS encoding anhydro-N-acetylmuramic acid kinase, with protein MILTALGLMSGTSLDGVDVALIETDGRQIKSLGPSGYRPYSAAERSLLREALADAVQIDRREARPGRVRDAELAVTAAHAEAVSAFLAQHRLTPEDIDIIGFHGQTVLHRPERRLTVQIGDAGALAKAVHIPVMHDFRAADVDFGGQGAPFVPVYHRALAQSLSREGPIAVVNIGGVSNITYIDGDDVLIACDTGPGNALLDDFMHRTTGQAFDQDGRVAELGTPDEAWIASALALPFFALPPPKSLDRNDFAALKLGEAAPADGAATLTAFTVAAITRIVPLLPKPPASWIVCGGGARNHTMMRMLRERVAPATVESADALGWSADAIEAQAFGFLAVRGMKGLPLSYPTTTGVPFPMTGGVIARP; from the coding sequence ATGATTCTGACCGCACTTGGCCTCATGAGTGGCACCTCGCTCGACGGGGTGGACGTGGCCTTGATCGAGACCGATGGGCGGCAGATCAAGAGCCTCGGTCCGTCCGGCTACCGGCCCTATAGCGCCGCCGAGCGCAGCCTGCTGCGCGAGGCGCTTGCGGATGCGGTGCAGATCGACCGGCGCGAGGCGCGTCCCGGGCGGGTCCGCGACGCCGAGCTCGCAGTGACGGCAGCGCACGCGGAGGCCGTCTCGGCATTCCTGGCGCAGCACCGGCTGACCCCGGAGGACATCGATATCATCGGCTTCCATGGCCAGACCGTGCTGCACCGCCCGGAACGGCGCCTGACCGTCCAGATCGGCGATGCCGGGGCGCTGGCCAAGGCCGTCCACATCCCGGTGATGCACGATTTCCGCGCCGCCGATGTCGATTTCGGCGGGCAGGGCGCCCCGTTCGTGCCGGTCTATCACCGCGCGCTGGCGCAGTCGCTGTCGCGCGAGGGCCCGATCGCCGTGGTCAATATCGGCGGCGTCTCCAACATCACCTATATCGATGGCGACGACGTGCTGATCGCCTGCGACACCGGTCCCGGCAACGCGCTGCTCGACGACTTCATGCACCGGACCACGGGCCAAGCCTTCGATCAGGATGGCCGTGTCGCGGAGCTGGGCACGCCGGACGAGGCGTGGATTGCCAGTGCGCTGGCGCTGCCGTTCTTTGCGCTGCCGCCGCCGAAATCGCTCGATCGCAACGACTTCGCCGCGCTGAAGCTGGGCGAAGCAGCCCCGGCCGACGGCGCCGCAACCCTGACGGCGTTCACGGTGGCCGCCATCACCCGCATCGTGCCGCTGCTGCCGAAGCCGCCGGCGAGCTGGATCGTCTGCGGCGGCGGCGCCCGCAACCACACCATGATGCGGATGCTGCGCGAGCGCGTGGCGCCCGCCACCGTGGAATCGGCCGATGCGCTGGGCTGGTCGGCCGACGCGATCGAGGCGCAGGCGTTCGGTTTCCTCGCGGTGCGCGGCATGAAGGGCCTGCCGCTGAGCTATCCCACCACCACCGGCGTGCCGTTCCCGATGACCGGGGGCGTGATCGCTCGGCCCTGA